Proteins encoded together in one Spirochaeta isovalerica window:
- a CDS encoding UPF0758 domain-containing protein, with product MKTYQLEKISSMSVYDRPREKIINRGAESLSDIELMAILIGSGTKKHPVEKLASKVLQLVDDNQGVFEAEDFLSIEGIGPAKATLLAASMELSRRIYSPRNKKIKSPSDVGMCQHR from the coding sequence ATGAAAACATACCAACTCGAAAAAATATCATCCATGTCTGTCTACGACCGTCCCAGAGAAAAAATAATAAACCGCGGGGCAGAAAGCCTCTCTGACATTGAACTTATGGCGATACTTATCGGGAGCGGTACAAAAAAACACCCCGTAGAAAAACTGGCATCCAAAGTGCTTCAACTTGTCGATGATAACCAGGGGGTTTTTGAAGCGGAGGATTTTCTTTCAATCGAAGGTATCGGACCGGCAAAAGCAACTCTTCTGGCTGCCTCCATGGAGCTATCGAGGAGAATCTACAGCCCCCGGAACAAAAAGATAAAGTCTCC